In Eucalyptus grandis isolate ANBG69807.140 chromosome 4, ASM1654582v1, whole genome shotgun sequence, the following proteins share a genomic window:
- the LOC104442824 gene encoding probable mannitol dehydrogenase, whose amino-acid sequence MDEHGRLTRSGWTTPGCAGAGQALIRSWSLVVDRSSPVSQMDGLGMFHGLVRDGSLIDQSCPQQSPDDLENYYPKMILSYGAKYNDGTTTYGAYSYIMVSNKHFMIKIPDNLPLDGGAPLLCAEITIYSPLKYYGFNKAGMHLGVVWLGGLGHIAVKFTKAMGLKVTVISTSLNKKKEAMNHLGADTFLVSCNTKEMELVMGTMDGIIDTVSAILALLPLINLLKINGKLVMVGAPEKLLELLAFPLLMGKPKQVFCVL is encoded by the exons ATGGACGAGCATGGGCGCTTGACACGGAGTGGGTGGACAACTCCAGGTTGTGCAGGGGCTGGCCAAGCATTGATCAGGAGTTGGTCACTGGTTGTGGACAGATCATCTCCTGTATCGCAAATGGACGGATTGGGCATGTTTCACGGATTGGTCAGGGACGGATCATTGATCGATCAGAGCTGTCCGCAGCAAAGCCCTG ATGACCTCGAGAATTACTACCCCAAGATGATCTTGTCCTATGGTGCAAAGTACAATGATGGAACCACCACCTATGGTGCTTACTCATACATTATGGTATCAAACAAGCACTTCATGATCAAAATCCCTGACAACTTGCCTCTTGATGGTGGTGCTCCTCTCCTTTGTGCCGAGATCACTATCTACAGTCCATTGAAGTATTATGGGTTTAATAAGGCTGGAATGCATTTGGGGGTCGTTTGGCTTGGTGGGCTCGGACATATAGCTGTAAAGTTTACTAAGGCCATGGGCCTCAAAGTGACCGTTATCAGTACCTCCCTTAACAAAAAGAAGGAAGCCATGAACCATTTGGGAGCTGATACATTCTTGGTTAGCTGTAACACAAAAGAGATGGAA CTTGTAATGGGTACAATGGATGGCATCATTGACACCGTCTCAGCTATACTTGCTTTGTTACCTTTGATCAATctcttgaaaattaatggaaagcTCGTCATGGTTGGGGCACCAGAGAAGCTCCTGGAGCTACTTGCTTTTCCACTCCTCATGGGTAAGCCTAAGCAAGTCTTTTGTGTTTTATAG
- the LOC104441283 gene encoding cytosolic Fe-S cluster assembly factor NBP35, whose amino-acid sequence MENGDVPENANEQCPGTLAESAGKADACQGCPNQEACATAPKGPDPDLVAIAERMATVKHKILVLSGKGGVGKSTFSAQLSFALAALDFQVGLLDIDICGPSIPKMLGLEGQEIHQSNLGWSPVYVESNLGVMSIGFMLPNPDEAVIWRGPRKNGLIKQFLKDVYWGELDVLVVDAPPGTSDEHISIVQCLQATGLDGAIIVTTPQQVSLIDVRKEVSFCKKVGVPVLGVVENMSGLAQPLSDFRFSKITETGEQNDVTEWALQYMRDKAPELLNLIALSEVFDSSGGGAAKMCREMEVPFLGKVPLDPQLCRAAEEGRSCFVDQRCTASAPALKSIIEKLLQNQALSQMAVAVENGA is encoded by the exons ATGGAGAACGGCGACGTCCCCGAGAACGCGAACGAac AATGCCCAGGCACCCTGGCGGAATCGGCTGGAAAGGCCGATGCTTGCCAAGGTTGCCCCAACCAAGAAGCTTGCGCCACTGCCCCTAAGGGTCCCGACCCAG ACTTGGTTGCAATAGCTGAAAGAATGGCTACTGTCAAGCATAAGATCCTGGTCTTATCAGGCAAGGGTGGAGTTGGTAAAAGTACATTTTCAGCACAGCTTTCATTTGCATTAGCTGCCTTAGATTTCCAGGTTGGTCTGCTCGATATAGATATCTGCGGTCCAAGCATCCCAAAGATGCTTGGTCTTGAAGGTCAAGAGATCCACCAGAGCAATCTCGGGTGGTCTCCTGTGTATGTCGAGTCCAACCTTGGTGTCATGTCCATCGGCTTCATGCTCCCAAATCCTGATGAAGCTGTCATTTGGAGGGGGCCACGTAAGAATGGGCTGATCAAGCAATTCCTGAAGGATGTGTACTGGGGAGAACTTGATGTGTTAGTGGTTGATGCACCACCCGGCACCTCTGATGAGCACATCTCAATTGTTCAATGTCTTCAGGCAACTGGCTTGGACGGTGCAATTATAGTCACAACCCCGCAACAGGTTTCATTGATTGATGTGAGGAAGGAGGTCAGTTTCTGCAAGAAAGTGGGAGTTCCAGTTCTTGGGGTTGTGGAAAACATGAGTGGCTTGGCTCAGCCCTTGAGTGATTTCCGCTTCTCAAAGATCACAGAAACGGGTGAACAGAATGACGTCACTGAGTGGGCATTGCAATATATGAGAGACAAGGCACCTGAGTTGCTGAATTTAATTGCTTTGAGTGAAGTGTTTGACAGTAGTGGCGGCGGTGCGGCGAAAATGTGCAGGGAGATGGAGGTACCTTTTCTTGGTAAGGTACCGCTGGACCCTCAGCTTTGCAGGGCGGCTGAAGAAGGTAGATCATGTTTTGTGGATCAGCGATGCACTGCTAGTGCACCAGCCTTGAAGAGTATCATAGAGAAACTGTTGCAGAATCAGGCTCTTTCCCAAATGGCCGTGGCCGTGGAGAATGGCGCATAG
- the LOC104442822 gene encoding E3 ubiquitin-protein ligase BIG BROTHER-like encodes MPSVERIWDLRLTGTPRTSDDHSAVLNLFVRRQLVLQNLGSGITTYGDAAIVARTRMVLPPGFLRLPVETGVHIGYILDQFGVDHRDQSSFAMRIWDAARDLSRLHPRGVRVTAILDLTILEISEVGDSGMHGVMEQPDSEQGRVVRRGASKSAILGLKEKVYAAEGGDCCSICLEDFHRAEKVTELPCSHVFHRRCIIKWLEGRNSCPLCRSQLDT; translated from the coding sequence ATGCCTTCCGTGGAACGTATTTGGGATCTAAGGTTGACGGGGACACCCCGGACCAGTGACGACCATTCGGCTGTCCTGAATCTGTTTGTCAGACGGCAACTGGTCCTCCAAAACCTCGGTAGCGGCATAACGACGTACGGGGACGCCGCTATCGTAGCACGGACCAGGATGGTCCTTCCACCGGGTTTTCTTCGATTGCCGGTGGAGACCGGCGTCCACATCGGATATATTCTCGACCAGTTCGGCGTTGACCATCGGGACCAGTCCTCCTTCGCGATGCGGATTTGGGACGCCGCCCGTGATTTGTCTAGGCTTCATCCACGTGGTGTCCGTGTGACAGCGATTCTAGACCTGACGATCTTAGAAATCTCAGAAGTGGGGGACTCGGGTATGCATGGGGTAATGGAGCAACCCGACTCAGAACAGGGTCGTGTCGTGAGGAGGGGCGCATCAAAGTCGGCCATTCTTGGGCTGAAGGAGAAGGTCTATGCTGCCGAAGGCGGGGATTGTTGTTCGATTTGTCTGGAAGACTTTCACAGGGCGGAAAAGGTCACGGAACTCCCTTGTTCCCATGTATTCCACCGCCGGTGCATCATTAAGTGGTTGGAGGGTCGTAACTCTTGCCCACTGTGTCGCAGTCAGTTGGATACTTAG